Proteins encoded by one window of Dyella humicola:
- a CDS encoding STAS/SEC14 domain-containing protein, with protein MIEQIQGLPPGTLGFRASGQVTAADYERVLVPDIEAAFALNRKLRLLYHVGPDFTGFDPGAMWDDMMLGFRHFSGWDRVALVTDVAWLRIAATAMGFVVPAEFRLFSNAELVLAIDWIREPKPVTEEENK; from the coding sequence ATGATCGAACAGATTCAGGGCTTACCGCCGGGCACACTGGGATTCCGCGCCAGCGGACAGGTTACGGCCGCTGACTACGAGCGGGTACTGGTGCCGGACATCGAGGCGGCGTTTGCCTTGAATCGCAAGTTGCGTCTGCTCTATCACGTCGGCCCGGATTTCACCGGGTTCGATCCGGGCGCGATGTGGGACGACATGATGCTCGGCTTCCGGCATTTCAGCGGCTGGGATCGCGTGGCGCTGGTGACCGACGTGGCATGGCTGCGCATTGCGGCGACCGCCATGGGTTTTGTAGTACCCGCCGAGTTCCGCCTATTCAGCAATGCCGAGCTGGTGCTCGCGATCGACTGGATCCGGGAGCCGAAGCCCGTGACGGAAGAAGAGAACAAATGA
- a CDS encoding AI-2E family transporter gives MNERFQSLVYGVVLALAVGWVLHVGKKIFEPVVLSILVVYVIVGLTRLLYRIPVLGPRLPMKVHYALSILVIALALMAMASLIMTNLTRVATLAPQYQATLLNMIQKGAARFGFESEPTWATLRRDLLGQVNMQRLIGSTVMSITSIAASLIVVFLYVAFLLVEQRSLPNKLAHISDEPRNVAQLQKIIVHINQRVGTYLALKTLLSLLTGLVSWAVMAFFGLEFAAFWAVLITLLNYVPYIGSFLSVFFPMAFAIVQYGDTDTVLMLVIALSVPQFFIGNFLDPYLMGNSLNLSPFAILISLTVWSALWGIPGAFLAVPITACLTMVFSEFPGTRPIAVLLSRSGDLEEN, from the coding sequence ATGAACGAGCGATTTCAGTCCCTGGTCTATGGCGTGGTGCTCGCGTTGGCCGTGGGATGGGTGCTGCACGTCGGCAAGAAAATCTTCGAACCGGTGGTCCTGAGCATCCTGGTGGTCTACGTGATCGTCGGCCTGACGCGCCTGCTCTACCGCATCCCAGTGCTCGGCCCGCGCTTACCCATGAAAGTGCATTACGCGCTATCGATCCTGGTGATTGCACTGGCCTTGATGGCCATGGCGTCCCTGATCATGACCAACCTCACGCGGGTGGCGACCTTGGCCCCGCAATACCAGGCCACCTTGCTGAACATGATCCAGAAAGGCGCCGCGAGATTTGGCTTCGAGTCCGAACCCACCTGGGCCACGCTGCGCCGTGACCTGCTCGGCCAGGTCAATATGCAACGCCTGATCGGCTCTACCGTGATGTCCATCACCTCGATTGCCGCGAGCCTGATCGTGGTCTTCCTGTATGTCGCGTTTCTTCTGGTCGAACAGCGCAGCCTGCCCAACAAACTGGCCCATATTTCAGATGAGCCACGCAACGTGGCGCAATTGCAGAAGATCATTGTTCACATCAACCAGCGCGTGGGCACCTATCTGGCGCTCAAGACCCTGCTCAGCTTACTGACCGGCCTGGTCAGCTGGGCCGTGATGGCCTTCTTTGGACTGGAATTTGCCGCGTTCTGGGCGGTACTGATCACGCTGCTGAACTACGTACCGTATATCGGCTCGTTCCTCAGCGTGTTCTTCCCGATGGCCTTTGCCATTGTCCAGTATGGCGACACGGACACCGTGCTGATGCTGGTGATTGCGCTCTCCGTGCCACAGTTCTTCATCGGCAACTTCCTCGACCCGTACCTGATGGGAAACTCGTTGAACCTCAGTCCGTTCGCCATCCTGATCAGCCTGACCGTATGGAGCGCGCTATGGGGCATCCCCGGCGCGTTTCTTGCCGTACCGATCACGGCTTGCTTGACGATGGTGTTCTCGGAATTCCCCGGCACGCGTCCCATTGCTGTGTTGCTCTCCCGTAGTGGTGATCTCGAAGAGAATTGA
- the prfB gene encoding peptide chain release factor 2 (programmed frameshift), with translation MIETNPILAQIADLKGRVESLRGYLDYATKRERLEEVSRELESPTVWDDPPRAQELGRERARLETVVSGIDTMTAGLIDASELLEMAAADNDEDTVNSVVADLRGLDAKVSKLEFQRMFSGKMDANNAFVDIQAGAGGTEAQDWAEILLRMYLRWCESRGWKTELMEVSGGEVAGIKSATFRVEGDYAYGWLKTEIGVHRLVRKSPFDSDNRRHTSFTSVFVSPEVDDDIDIDINPADLRTDVYRSSGAGGQHVNKTESAVRITHIPTNTVVACQTQRSQHANRDHAMKMLAAKLYELELQKRNAEKDALEASKSDIGWGSQIRNYVLDQSRIKDLRTGIERSDTQKVLDGDLDEFIEASLKSGLDAGAKRVDA, from the exons ATGATCGAAACCAATCCGATCCTTGCGCAGATTGCGGACCTCAAGGGCCGCGTCGAGTCGCTTAGGGGGTATCTT GACTACGCCACCAAGCGTGAGCGTCTCGAAGAAGTAAGCCGCGAACTGGAAAGCCCCACCGTGTGGGACGATCCTCCGCGCGCCCAGGAACTGGGTCGCGAACGCGCCCGCCTGGAAACCGTCGTCAGCGGCATCGATACGATGACCGCAGGCTTGATCGACGCCAGCGAGTTGCTGGAAATGGCCGCTGCCGATAACGACGAAGACACCGTCAACTCGGTGGTCGCGGACCTGCGGGGCCTCGACGCCAAGGTGAGCAAGCTGGAATTCCAGCGGATGTTCTCCGGCAAGATGGACGCCAACAACGCATTCGTGGACATCCAGGCCGGCGCCGGTGGCACCGAAGCGCAGGACTGGGCCGAAATATTGCTGCGCATGTATCTGCGCTGGTGCGAATCGCGCGGCTGGAAGACCGAGTTGATGGAAGTCAGCGGTGGCGAAGTGGCCGGTATCAAGTCCGCCACCTTCCGGGTGGAAGGCGACTACGCGTATGGCTGGCTGAAGACCGAGATCGGCGTGCATCGCCTGGTGCGCAAGAGCCCGTTCGATTCGGATAATCGCCGCCACACCAGCTTCACCTCGGTGTTCGTGTCGCCGGAAGTGGATGACGATATCGATATCGATATCAACCCGGCCGACCTGCGCACCGATGTGTACCGTTCCTCCGGCGCCGGTGGCCAGCACGTCAACAAGACCGAGTCGGCCGTGCGTATCACGCATATCCCGACTAATACGGTGGTGGCTTGCCAGACCCAGCGCAGCCAGCACGCCAACCGCGATCACGCCATGAAGATGCTCGCGGCCAAGCTGTACGAGCTGGAACTGCAAAAGCGCAATGCCGAGAAGGACGCGCTGGAAGCGAGCAAGTCGGACATCGGCTGGGGCAGCCAGATCCGCAACTACGTGCTCGACCAGAGCCGTATCAAGGACCTGCGCACTGGTATCGAACGCTCCGATACGCAGAAGGTGCTTGATGGCGACCTGGATGAATTCATTGAGGCGAGCTTGAAGTCGGGCCTGGATGCGGGCGCCAAGCGCGTGGATGCCTGA
- a CDS encoding efflux transporter outer membrane subunit encodes MRRLTLMMLAAVSVCVAGCIMVGPNYERPTVQTPEAWRIDLPKAEEVVNTKWWEQFGDPVLNELIETALRDNLDVRVAAARVDQFIGLLRSSRAQALPQIGYGADISRSRASQVGQPPLPSGVNPEFNLYQGTLAAAWQIDLFGRVRRLNEAAQAQVYASEQAQRGVVLSLVAGVANSYITLRGLDRQREIAVATAANFGETMRIFELRYKSGLVSETEVSQVRSQFKLAQTAIPAIDQQIAILENGISVLMGHNPGPIPRGKSIDQLMLPVIPADIPSTVLERRPDILQAEQNLVAANANVGATRALYYPNISLTGVLGSISTAFSDFLTGPAQAWSVGAGLTGPIFTSGAIRGQVRSAEAQKQQAQLFYQQTVLNAFGDTNNALIGSQKTIEQVVLQQQRVDSLREYARLSRLKFENGLIGYIDVLVSENDLFAAELSLASLSAQRYTQVVNVYQAMGGGWVDIADAMTPVPLGSVQPHK; translated from the coding sequence ATGAGAAGGTTGACATTGATGATGCTTGCCGCCGTCTCGGTCTGCGTTGCCGGCTGCATCATGGTCGGGCCGAATTACGAGCGCCCCACTGTGCAGACGCCGGAGGCTTGGCGCATCGACCTGCCCAAGGCCGAGGAAGTCGTCAACACGAAATGGTGGGAGCAGTTTGGCGATCCGGTATTGAATGAACTCATCGAAACGGCGCTGCGCGATAACCTGGATGTGCGCGTTGCGGCGGCGCGAGTCGATCAGTTCATTGGCCTGCTGCGCTCATCGCGTGCGCAGGCGTTGCCGCAGATCGGCTACGGTGCCGATATCAGCCGGAGCCGCGCCAGCCAGGTCGGGCAGCCGCCGCTCCCGTCCGGCGTCAATCCGGAGTTCAATCTCTATCAAGGAACGTTGGCTGCGGCCTGGCAAATCGATCTGTTCGGCCGCGTCCGCCGTCTCAACGAGGCCGCGCAGGCCCAGGTATATGCAAGCGAACAGGCCCAGCGAGGCGTCGTGCTTTCGCTGGTGGCGGGAGTAGCCAACAGCTACATCACCTTGCGTGGGTTGGATCGGCAGCGCGAGATTGCCGTGGCGACGGCGGCCAACTTCGGCGAGACCATGCGCATCTTCGAGTTGCGTTACAAATCAGGCCTGGTCTCCGAAACCGAAGTGTCGCAAGTGCGTTCGCAGTTCAAGCTGGCACAGACGGCGATACCGGCCATCGATCAGCAGATCGCCATCCTGGAAAACGGCATCTCGGTCCTGATGGGGCACAATCCGGGCCCGATTCCGCGCGGCAAGTCGATCGACCAACTGATGCTGCCGGTGATCCCGGCGGATATACCTTCGACGGTGCTTGAACGGCGTCCGGATATCCTGCAGGCCGAGCAGAATCTGGTGGCCGCCAATGCGAATGTCGGCGCCACGCGCGCGCTCTACTATCCCAACATCTCGTTGACCGGCGTGCTCGGGTCGATCAGCACGGCCTTCAGCGACTTCCTGACCGGCCCGGCCCAGGCGTGGTCGGTGGGGGCAGGGCTGACCGGGCCTATCTTTACCTCAGGAGCGATTCGCGGGCAGGTGCGATCTGCCGAAGCGCAGAAGCAACAGGCCCAGCTGTTTTACCAACAGACCGTACTGAATGCGTTTGGTGATACCAACAATGCGTTGATTGGCTCGCAGAAGACCATCGAGCAGGTGGTCTTGCAGCAGCAGCGGGTGGATTCGTTGCGCGAATATGCGCGGCTTTCGCGCCTCAAGTTCGAAAACGGCCTGATCGGTTATATCGACGTGCTGGTCTCCGAAAATGACTTGTTCGCCGCCGAACTGTCGCTCGCGAGCCTCAGCGCGCAACGCTACACGCAGGTGGTGAACGTTTATCAGGCGATGGGCGGTGGATGGGTGGACATCGCCGATGCCATGACGCCCGTGCCGCTGGGTTCGGTGCAGCCACACAAGTGA
- a CDS encoding proton-conducting transporter membrane subunit has protein sequence MNTTRILLAAAIGLPLLLLLACASASLRRRMPALFVIAPLPALAAALCAGHESMLVLGNARFALRFALDLPGAMLLGCAAVLWTLAGIFAWRYLRDRVDGDGLVVCWLMTLTGCVGVFLAADMIGFYFLLAVLSVGASGLVLQGDGSQAIRASAIYLGLALLAEAFLLAGLILLAQATPHGSLLIRDATAALPSSPWRDVTLVLLLTGLGMKAGLVPLHFWMPLAYGEAPIPAAAVMSGAVVKASILALIRFLPWGAMLPDAGHALALIGLFGAIYGVLIGITQAHPKLILAYSSVSQMGFLVAVIGMGLAAGDTGTALAAAFYAAHHLLVKGALFLCVGAVMLTGRQHRWPMLVPAAVIALGLGGLPLTGGALTKYAAKDLLGEGLAGSVAVVSSIATTLLMIHFLRRLSAMTAADPDARAPAAMAGSWLGMALVSLVIPWALYLLIPIDTLPKAVAPAALWAALWPVLAGAVLAFGLDQLGTRIPKLPAGDVGEVLYPLEDTSRAAGGWFERVDAFSRRWAVSCIALLLVSLLFGWTLMVAG, from the coding sequence ATGAACACAACTCGGATCCTGCTTGCCGCCGCCATCGGCCTGCCGCTGTTACTGCTGCTGGCCTGCGCATCAGCCAGCCTGCGCCGTCGCATGCCGGCGCTGTTCGTGATCGCGCCGCTGCCCGCGCTTGCGGCCGCTCTGTGCGCTGGCCATGAATCGATGCTGGTGCTTGGCAATGCACGCTTCGCCCTGCGTTTTGCGCTCGACCTGCCGGGCGCGATGCTGCTGGGTTGCGCCGCCGTGCTGTGGACTCTCGCGGGCATCTTCGCCTGGCGCTATCTGCGTGACCGGGTGGATGGCGATGGCCTGGTGGTCTGTTGGCTGATGACGCTGACCGGTTGCGTCGGTGTCTTCCTGGCCGCCGACATGATCGGCTTCTACTTCCTGCTTGCGGTGCTCAGCGTCGGCGCCAGCGGTTTGGTGCTGCAGGGCGATGGTTCGCAGGCGATACGCGCCAGTGCGATCTATCTCGGACTCGCCTTGCTGGCCGAAGCCTTTTTGCTGGCGGGCCTGATCCTGCTGGCGCAGGCGACACCGCACGGCAGCCTGTTGATCCGCGATGCGACAGCGGCGTTGCCGAGCTCGCCATGGCGCGACGTGACCCTGGTGCTCCTCCTCACCGGCCTGGGCATGAAGGCGGGTTTGGTGCCGCTGCATTTCTGGATGCCGTTGGCCTACGGCGAAGCGCCGATTCCCGCGGCGGCGGTGATGAGTGGTGCCGTGGTCAAGGCCAGCATTCTCGCCTTGATCCGTTTCCTGCCATGGGGCGCTATGCTCCCCGATGCCGGACATGCGCTGGCATTGATCGGCCTGTTTGGTGCGATCTACGGCGTGCTCATCGGCATCACCCAGGCGCACCCCAAGCTCATCCTTGCCTATTCGAGCGTCAGCCAGATGGGTTTCCTGGTGGCGGTCATAGGCATGGGGCTGGCGGCCGGTGATACCGGCACGGCCCTGGCGGCGGCCTTCTATGCCGCCCACCATCTGCTGGTGAAGGGCGCGCTGTTCCTTTGTGTGGGCGCGGTGATGCTGACGGGCCGCCAGCACCGCTGGCCGATGCTGGTGCCCGCTGCCGTCATCGCGTTGGGCTTGGGTGGCTTGCCGCTGACGGGGGGCGCGCTCACGAAGTACGCGGCCAAGGATTTGCTCGGCGAGGGCCTCGCCGGCTCGGTCGCCGTGGTGTCTTCGATCGCCACCACCTTGTTGATGATCCATTTCCTGCGTCGTTTGAGCGCGATGACGGCCGCGGACCCCGATGCGCGTGCACCGGCGGCGATGGCTGGCTCGTGGCTCGGCATGGCGCTCGTGTCGCTGGTCATCCCGTGGGCGCTTTATCTGTTGATTCCCATCGATACGCTGCCTAAGGCCGTGGCGCCGGCTGCTCTGTGGGCCGCGCTATGGCCCGTTCTGGCGGGTGCGGTGCTGGCTTTTGGCCTTGATCAGCTCGGGACGCGGATACCCAAGCTGCCCGCGGGCGATGTGGGCGAGGTCTTGTATCCGCTGGAAGACACCAGCAGGGCGGCAGGCGGCTGGTTCGAGCGCGTGGACGCGTTCTCGCGCCGCTGGGCCGTGTCATGCATCGCCTTGTTGCTGGTGTCGTTGTTGTTTGGTTGGACGCTGATGGTGGCAGGCTGA
- the asnB gene encoding asparagine synthase B: protein MCSIFGMFDLQPGDDLAALRQQALELSQRQRHRGPDWSGVFVDAGVILVHERLAIVDPASGAQPLRSRDGALALAVNGEIYNHRDLRAASGYDFTTGSDCEVINALYREPIDPAAWVSKLNGIFAFALWDSEAARYVIARDPIGVCPLYWGHDGEGRLCVASEMKALASICTDVAPFPPGHVYDSTDGELRRYYQKPWRDYTHTKGHDVSADDLREAFEQAVHRQLMTDVPYGVLLSGGLDSSLVAACAARFARHRVEDDDRAEAWWPRLHSFAIGLEGSPDLAAAQVAANALGTVHHGFIYTFWEGLDALPEVIRHIETYDVTTIRASTPMYLLARRIKAMGVKMVLSGEGSDEIFGGYLYFHKAPSAEAFHEETVRKLDALHSYDCLRANKSMMAWGVEARVPFLDLEFLDLAMGMDASHKMAGKGRIEKAVLREAFQGALPDEILWRQKEQFSDGVGYGWIDGLKAHAEQAVSDREFAAAATRFPHNTPATKEAYLYRRIFERFYPGQACAATVPGGKSIACSSPAALAWDPAFAGAADPSGRAVRGVHQQALV, encoded by the coding sequence ATGTGTTCGATCTTCGGCATGTTCGACCTGCAACCAGGCGATGACCTGGCAGCACTGCGCCAGCAGGCGCTGGAACTCTCCCAGCGCCAGCGCCATCGTGGGCCGGACTGGAGCGGCGTGTTCGTCGACGCCGGCGTGATCCTGGTGCATGAACGCCTGGCCATCGTCGATCCGGCCAGCGGCGCGCAGCCGCTACGATCACGCGATGGTGCGCTGGCATTGGCCGTGAACGGCGAGATCTACAACCACCGCGATCTGCGCGCCGCCAGCGGCTATGACTTCACCACGGGTTCGGACTGCGAGGTGATCAATGCGCTGTATCGCGAACCGATTGACCCAGCTGCATGGGTGTCCAAACTCAACGGCATCTTTGCTTTTGCATTGTGGGATAGCGAGGCAGCCCGCTATGTGATCGCCCGCGATCCCATCGGTGTCTGCCCGTTGTATTGGGGGCACGATGGCGAGGGGCGGCTTTGCGTAGCATCGGAGATGAAGGCGCTAGCCAGCATTTGCACCGACGTGGCGCCATTTCCACCGGGCCATGTCTATGACAGCACCGATGGCGAGCTGCGCCGCTACTACCAGAAGCCCTGGCGCGATTACACCCACACGAAAGGCCACGATGTTTCGGCAGATGACTTGCGCGAGGCGTTCGAGCAGGCCGTGCATCGCCAGCTGATGACGGATGTGCCCTACGGCGTCCTGCTCTCCGGTGGACTGGATTCCTCCCTGGTCGCGGCCTGCGCCGCGCGCTTCGCGCGTCACCGCGTCGAGGATGACGACCGCGCTGAGGCCTGGTGGCCGCGACTGCATTCCTTCGCGATCGGATTGGAGGGCTCGCCTGATCTTGCCGCTGCACAAGTTGCTGCCAATGCGCTTGGCACCGTGCATCACGGCTTCATCTATACGTTCTGGGAAGGGCTGGATGCGTTGCCCGAAGTGATCCGCCATATCGAAACGTATGACGTCACCACCATTCGCGCCTCCACACCGATGTACTTGCTTGCACGCAGGATCAAGGCGATGGGCGTAAAGATGGTGCTGTCGGGCGAAGGTTCGGACGAGATCTTTGGCGGTTATCTTTATTTCCACAAGGCGCCGTCGGCCGAGGCCTTTCACGAGGAAACCGTGCGCAAGCTCGATGCGTTGCACAGTTACGATTGCCTGCGTGCGAACAAGTCGATGATGGCCTGGGGTGTGGAGGCGCGCGTGCCGTTCCTGGATCTGGAGTTTCTCGACCTGGCCATGGGCATGGATGCGAGTCACAAGATGGCAGGCAAGGGGCGCATCGAGAAAGCGGTATTGCGCGAGGCGTTCCAGGGTGCGTTGCCGGACGAGATTCTGTGGCGCCAGAAGGAGCAGTTCAGTGATGGCGTCGGCTACGGCTGGATCGATGGCCTGAAGGCGCATGCCGAACAGGCGGTGAGCGATCGAGAGTTCGCGGCGGCGGCTACACGCTTCCCGCACAACACGCCCGCCACCAAGGAGGCCTATCTGTACCGGCGCATCTTCGAACGCTTCTATCCGGGGCAGGCGTGCGCGGCGACGGTGCCGGGCGGCAAGTCCATCGCGTGTTCCTCACCCGCGGCCTTGGCATGGGATCCGGCGTTTGCGGGGGCGGCTGATCCGTCAGGGCGTGCGGTGCGCGGGGTGCATCAGCAGGCGTTGGTGTAG
- a CDS encoding YciI family protein has protein sequence MWFAIIGTDVPDSLDKRKSARPAHVGRLQQLLDEGRLLVAGPFPAIDAQDPGPAGFTGSLILADFPSQAEAEAWARVDPYVDAGVYASVSVKPFIQALPRA, from the coding sequence ATGTGGTTTGCCATCATTGGCACGGATGTGCCTGATTCTCTTGATAAACGTAAGTCGGCTCGGCCGGCGCATGTCGGCCGACTGCAGCAGTTGCTGGACGAAGGGCGCTTGCTCGTCGCCGGTCCGTTTCCAGCCATCGATGCGCAGGATCCGGGCCCGGCAGGCTTTACCGGCAGCCTGATCCTGGCGGATTTCCCGTCGCAGGCCGAAGCGGAAGCCTGGGCCAGGGTCGATCCCTATGTCGACGCCGGCGTCTACGCCAGCGTCAGCGTGAAGCCGTTTATCCAGGCGCTGCCGCGGGCATGA
- the lysS gene encoding lysine--tRNA ligase: MTEPTDIQPIDENKLIAERREKLKALRGQGVAFPNDFKVDAFAGDLQAEFADVEQWTAEAIEGAARRVKVAGRIMLKRDQGKVAFVQMQDFSGRIQLFIHQGTVGEDTFKAFKGWDLGDIVGAEGVLMRTKTGELSVKVDVLRLLTKSLRPLPDKRHGLADVEQRYRQRYVDLIVTEEARRTFAQRSKIIGFMRQWLESEPRRFMEVETPMMHLIPGGATARPFVTHHNALDMDLYLRVAPELYLKRLVVGGFDRVYEINRNFRNEGVSTRHNPEFTMLELYQAYATHTEIMDLTEAVIRESAKAVIGTTKLTWDGTEIDVGPAFRRWSMEDAVLELNPEIRREDLRDRDALVAHCKRLGIPLKGEFGWGRLVLEIFEKTVEHTLIQPTFITDHPVEVSPLARESDTKPGITDRFELFVNAKELANGFSELNDPEDQAARFQAQVDAKASGDDEAMHFDADYIRALEVGLPPTGGLGIGIDRLVMLLTNASSIRDVLLFPYMRPEA; the protein is encoded by the coding sequence ATGACTGAACCGACCGATATCCAGCCCATCGACGAAAACAAGCTGATCGCCGAGCGCCGCGAGAAACTGAAGGCGTTGCGGGGGCAGGGCGTGGCGTTTCCGAATGACTTCAAGGTCGATGCGTTTGCGGGCGACCTGCAGGCCGAATTCGCCGATGTCGAGCAATGGACGGCCGAGGCCATCGAGGGCGCCGCGCGGCGCGTGAAAGTGGCCGGCCGCATCATGCTCAAGCGCGACCAGGGCAAGGTCGCGTTCGTGCAGATGCAGGACTTCAGCGGCCGCATCCAGCTATTCATCCACCAGGGCACGGTGGGTGAGGACACCTTCAAGGCTTTCAAGGGCTGGGACCTGGGCGACATCGTCGGCGCCGAAGGCGTGCTTATGCGCACCAAGACCGGCGAGTTGTCGGTGAAGGTTGATGTGCTACGCCTGCTCACCAAGAGCCTGCGTCCGCTGCCGGACAAGCGCCACGGCCTGGCCGACGTGGAACAGCGTTATCGCCAGCGCTATGTCGACCTGATCGTCACCGAAGAAGCACGCCGTACGTTTGCCCAACGCTCGAAGATCATCGGCTTTATGCGCCAGTGGCTCGAGTCCGAGCCGCGCCGCTTCATGGAAGTGGAAACGCCGATGATGCACCTGATCCCGGGTGGAGCCACTGCGCGTCCGTTCGTCACCCATCACAACGCCTTGGACATGGACCTGTACTTGCGCGTGGCACCGGAGCTGTACCTCAAGCGCCTGGTGGTCGGTGGTTTTGATCGCGTGTACGAGATCAACCGCAACTTCCGCAACGAGGGCGTGTCCACCCGGCACAACCCTGAATTCACCATGCTGGAGCTGTACCAGGCCTACGCCACCCACACCGAGATCATGGACCTCACCGAAGCGGTGATCCGTGAGTCGGCCAAGGCGGTGATCGGCACCACCAAGCTCACCTGGGACGGCACCGAGATCGACGTCGGCCCGGCGTTCCGCCGCTGGAGCATGGAAGACGCCGTGCTGGAGCTGAATCCGGAAATCCGCCGCGAAGACCTCCGCGATCGTGATGCGCTGGTGGCCCACTGCAAGCGCCTGGGCATTCCGCTCAAGGGCGAGTTCGGCTGGGGTCGCTTGGTGCTCGAGATCTTCGAGAAGACGGTGGAGCACACGCTGATCCAGCCGACCTTCATCACCGACCATCCGGTGGAGGTGTCGCCGCTGGCGCGCGAAAGCGATACCAAGCCTGGCATCACCGACCGCTTCGAGCTGTTCGTCAACGCCAAGGAGCTGGCGAACGGTTTTTCCGAGTTGAACGACCCGGAAGACCAGGCCGCGCGCTTCCAGGCTCAGGTGGACGCCAAGGCCTCCGGCGACGACGAGGCGATGCACTTCGATGCGGACTACATCCGCGCACTGGAAGTGGGCCTACCGCCGACCGGCGGCCTCGGCATCGGCATCGATCGCCTGGTGATGCTGCTGACCAACGCGTCGTCGATCCGCGACGTCTTGCTGTTCCCCTATATGCGTCCGGAGGCCTGA
- a CDS encoding gamma-glutamylcyclotransferase family protein codes for MTNALFSFGTLQLPRVQQSLFGREVPMATDSLAGYAVCEVRITDPAVIAASGSDVHPGLVATANAADAVPGRVLELNDDELAAADRYEQAAYARAGVVLVSGRHAFVYLPRA; via the coding sequence ATGACTAACGCACTTTTCTCCTTCGGCACGCTCCAGCTCCCGCGCGTGCAGCAATCTTTATTCGGCCGCGAGGTTCCCATGGCCACTGACAGTCTCGCCGGCTACGCCGTGTGTGAAGTGCGGATCACCGATCCCGCGGTCATCGCGGCCAGTGGCAGTGACGTGCACCCCGGCCTCGTGGCCACGGCCAACGCAGCAGACGCCGTCCCCGGCCGCGTTCTTGAGCTCAATGACGACGAACTCGCCGCCGCGGATCGATACGAGCAGGCCGCCTACGCCCGTGCAGGGGTCGTGCTGGTGTCGGGACGGCATGCTTTCGTGTATCTGCCCAGAGCCTGA